Genomic segment of Arachis hypogaea cultivar Tifrunner chromosome 11, arahy.Tifrunner.gnm2.J5K5, whole genome shotgun sequence:
AAATACAACCAATCCACTTTCACCAATTTTCTTCTCATTTAAAGAGAAATCCAACTCCTTagggtgttttttatttttttgaattttatcctTTTGACACAAAACACTTATAGGAGGAACTTTACTATTTTTTACCATGTTTTGGACTATCTTACAATTATTCATACACAATAAATTTATATGTTTGGTATACAATCAAACACTAttatattaaacaaatttaattaagaatatcaaattatctaataatttttaaaaaaaaatattttgaaattatgtttttttaaggtttaattacttatTGGTTCTTATAGTTTGATCAAATTTACAATtaagtccttatatttttttcttttgattgggTCCTtaaactacttttaattttgtaattaagtccttgctagtataaaaaaaagttagagttaataaaatattttttcgcaaattaaaaatattaggaattaagaacctaattaaatctttaatcacatattttttaaaaagaatattcggttaattttaatattattaagacgaaaaagacctaattataaaattaatagtataagaatccaactaaaaaaaattataaaaacttaattacaaatttgataaaactataagagaaaaggacaaataagtccctgACCTTTTACCCcgtggacattttcgtccctgaccattgaaaaatacatttaaatccctGACCTCCTTGAAAATAGGACGAATCAGTCCCTCCGTCAAAAAGCCACCGTCAGACACAACGGAAAAGTCTGACGTGGCTTCCCTTCGTCTTACCTGGCATGACGGATGCCAACGTGGCACGTTAGTGAGACAGAGCATTTGGAAAGTGGACAAATAAATCCCTGGAGCCCATAACTACGTCGTTCATCCACTGTGCCTCACCActgccatcatcatcatcaacaacaacaaccatgCCTATTGGAGGTTTTTCTCTTTATAGATTTTGATTAGATAGGCACAACACTTAAGGTAGGGGACAGTTTTTgtgggtgaagaagaaggaagaaaaggtaAGGTTGGTGGTGGTGCATGTGGGCGTGGAGCTGGATGGTGGTGGTTGAAGGAGGTGTTGGTGGCAGAGGAACCATCTTCAAAGGTTAGGGATTGACGAGAGCATCAATGTTTCCTACTACAGCCTACAATCCGCCTGAAGATTCTCTAAGCCAAGATGTGATTGCAACTGTGGAGAAGAGCATGAAAAAATATGCTGACAACCTCATGCGATTTCTTGAGGGAATTAGTTCAAGGTTATCCCACTTGGAATTATATTGCTACAATCTTGACAAATCTATTGGAGAAATAAGATCTGATTTAAATCGTGACCATGGGGAGCAAGATTTAAAGCTCAAGGCCCTTGAAAAACATCTTCAAGAGGTATGCTGCTTTCATATATATTCTTAGGTTTAACTTCATTTTATATATTACCTAGTACCTATACAGCACTACCCCACATCTGATGGATGAATACTTTGGATCTTGTGTTAATGAAATCCTGAAGTAGTTATACATCAACTGAAGCAATTTTTTCCCCTTCCAATTCAATTGCagacattttttttcaattgggaaATCCAACCATATTCCTTTCTTGATTTGCAAACCTGTTCAACATAACAAGATAGCTATACTTTGTTTATCTGGTCAATGAAGCACCATTCATCAATCACAAACCGGACATTAATCTCTATTGCTAGATTAACAATTTGTTATTGCTCGAATATTCTGTGTTTTCTTGATACTGTTCCAATATacgcaaaaaataaattttagctaTGAGCAGTGCAGAGTAAATGAAGCATTTAACTCACAATGTTCTGTATTAGCATGCTTTCATATATCTGTTCACTTTATTAATTGATTATATAGACTTTGAGAAACAAAGATTGTTATTGCATGTATTCATTTTCCTTACGTTGGTTATGTAGGTTCATAGATCTGTACAAATTTTAAGAGACAAGCAAGAGCTAGCTGACACTCAGAAAGAATTAGCCAAGCTTCAACTTGCTCagaaggaatcatcttcctcAAGCCACTCAGAGGAGAGATCATCGCATTCTACAACAGATCCTAAAAAGATTGATAGTGCATCTAATGCACACAACCAGCAGTTAGCTCTTGCACTTCCTCATCAAATTCCCCCACAGCAGCAGCAGCCGCAATCGGCTGCACCCCATGCTCAAGCTCCAGTAGCAAATGCGTCCCAAGCCACCCAACAACCTACTTATTACATGCAGCAACCCCCCACTCCATTGCCAAACCCTCCAGCTGCTCCCCAGCTCTCTCAGAATCAGTATTTACCATTGACAAATCAACAATACCAAACACCCCAACTTCAACAAGACATGTCGCGGGTGACTCCACAACCAACACCATCTCAGGTAACCCCATCCCCAGTTGTGCAACAGTTCCCTCAGTATCAGCAGCCACAGCAACAACAGCAGCAGCCGCAGCCACCCCAGTAGCAGTGGGCTCAGCAGGTGCCATCTTCACAGCCTCCCTCAATGCCACCCCAGATAAGATGCTCATCTAGCCAAACAAAAAATTTGCAATGACCTTCCTTTCCCTGTCAAAATTCCCAATGATCAGATACTATTTGCAACCATCTAACATCAGACCAAAGCCAAAATTCCTTAACTTACCTTATAGAATGGACAACCCAAAAAGATTCTGTTAGGGTTGCTAACTGTCTTTGACATATACATTATTGCATAAACTCCACAGAAACACCTCGGTGCGACGGCGACGTTTCCATCTCCAGCCTGAAGCGCATATGGAACTGAGTTTGAACCAGACTTCTCTTCTCTAAATCCACTTACGCTTCTTCTTGAGGTTGATGATGCCCCCTGCGTTGCCATTGTTAACATACGCAGAACTCTTCTCCTCACCACCAGCCACCAGCCTGAACGAAGAAGCCAAAGGAATTTCAAGATTAGGGCACCTATCTAAACGACGTAGTTATGGGCTCCAGGGACTTATTTGTCCACTTTCCAAATGCTCCATCTCACTAACGTGCCACGTTGGCATCCGTCATGCCAGGTAAGACGAAGGGAAGCCACGTCAGACTTTTCCGTTGTGTCTGACGGTGGCTTTTTGACGGAGGGACTGATTCGTCCTATTTTCAAGGAGGTCagggatttaaatgtattttccaatagtcagggacgaaaatgttcGCGGGGTAAAAGGTCAGGGAcgtatttgtccttttctcaaacTATAAAGACAATCAGAATAATTAAAACTTCTTTAATTAGAACCTTTTTTTTCTCGAAATCCAACACGATAACAATTTTTGAAGAGTCAGATCATTCCAATGTTATTAAGACAACATTTCTTAAGTTGCTGTTTTGCAATGTGATAAAATTTAATTGCTATGTAATTGGCATCCAATCAAATACTTTTATAGTTATATTTATGAGACTTTTAagttgataaataattaaatcaaatactTTTGTCGATAaattaatacataattaaatgtTGTTTAAATGGGATGTGTTTTACATACTTAATATGGTGACAAACCATATCAGTGGGTTTCTCATCTCAACCTATAACATATGCCAAagagataatataaaaaaaaatactactgTCCTTTGAATGACCTTGATCTTTAACACGTTGCTAATGGCAGCATTATGGGTTATAATGTTGATATTACAGTAACTAAAGGGTAACATTTTCCCAGAATTGTGTATAACAAAAACCATTTAAATGTCAAAATCCTAAAACAAGGCCACCTGATAAAAATGGTGGAAGCAactgttatttttttttgtctgagTTATGAGAAAAGAGAGTGCCTGTAAGCTTCTCTTTCGAATCCACGAATCTTGAAAAGTTGCTTGCAACAGCTAAGAATCATCCTCCTCTCTATGGCAACTTGCATGCAGTTGTCTCATCTTTAGACTTGTATTTGCCAAGCATCTCGGCAACAGTTCTGCAACGGCACTGGTTTCCTGGCCGGATAACATCGCCATAAACAGCCATCTCGATTATGTCGAGCTCCTTGTCTGGTAATTGGCAAAACAAGAATAATATCCGTCAAAAAACATGACAGAGCTCGTAAAATGAGAGAAATCCGAGCAAACTCACTTTCCTGCCACATTATATCAATTAATGGTTACATCTCATCATTGAACAGAACATGATCCTACAGTTTGGATCTAAATTCTTATGAATGAACAGAGTGAGAACAACATTGTCCTTGCAAAACACCTTCAGGGGCTTGGCTTCTAAGTTCTCATCAAAATTCCATTTAACATTTACCATAAAAGACGCTGCGGCTAATTTTGGATATCCTCGCGAAAAAAGGTTCAACATGCCTTCCTAAATGGGGTCAATTAACAGAAAGCAGTAATATAAATAACATCCATCAGTGGCCATTTTCAATCACAACACATAAATGGAATAAAGAATTTGAGATAAATGGTTTCCTTAATGCGTAGAAATGTTATTGTCAAACAGTCTATCAAACAAAATCGATCTAAATTATAGGGAACAAACAGCACAGGTCAATATCACTTCTAGGATGCAATCGAAAGAATCCACCCGCAGTTAGAGCACATGAATTTAAAACACTTGGTAAATCCACAGTAAGAAAAACAAACATAGATTCCTTTCAAGATCTATAAACTGCAAAAGAAGGCTGCAATTGATACAAAATATGATCCTTATCAACAAATTGTAGCGGCTTCTAATCATATTGGAAATCTCAGTCTTCTATATAGTACACGATACTAGCAATTTGTCCCAACTATGATTGCCAGGGTTGAATAAAGGACCCCATAAAGCAAAATTTAGGTTTAACTAAATTGCATAATAGATAAGAGGAATAGTTCATGCAAATTACAAAGAAGCATATGCGTACCAGTAAAGATAACATCACAAGAGTATCCTTTGAGTTGATCAGCATCAACCtgatatttatttgatttgaatCTGTTCACTCTTGACTGAAGTATCTGACAATTTTCTTCAGTGGATTCACCCCCTAAAACACAACATAGAAATCTCACATGTCAAtttaaatcattcttcaaatgaACCAAATAACAATCTACAATTCTATATGGTATATGTTCAACTGATGATAAATCCTTAAAGAAGTCAAAACAAAGAAGCATAAAACTTCATTTTTCACGCATTATCTTCATTTCTATCTCCAACTTTCAACTACTATTACATAAAACATCGGAATTTAGTCAACTTTCGGTATTGACTTCTACATCTATTGCCACATTTTTTTTCCAACCAAAACACAGCAACCCAGAAGAAAATGAAGTGTTATTATGAAATAGAAGCGAAAAGGGTAACAGAAAAATGGAACCTTTGGAGAAGGGGACGATGTGATCGTACTCGTAGCAGAGGCAGCCGAGGCAGTCTTTGAAGCGCTTGCAAACAATGTTGCCAGCGGCGTCTTTGCGCCACCTCTCAGGGTGGCGGCCGGGAACGATTTCGGCGTTGTTCCAGCACTTGATCTTCGTTTTTGCGTCGAAGAATCTCGGCCTATTATCTCCACCGTCTCCGTTCCCGTTGCCGCCGCGAGAACGATGGGGCGAGGAGCTCATCCCTCCTCAGTCCTCACTtatctttcctttcctttttttttttttttcggtggaACAGTGTGAGGCAGAGAAGGAAAAAGAGCAATAATGGCccatttatttgaaaaaataactatttttttattatccacAATCCAACTAgctaataattaatttgtcttaaatttaaactttatttgataatttattgttaattaataaattaaataattactcaaattagtactaaaaaattttaaaaacaaatattttagttttttaaaaaaattaatacacaaaaatatttctaaaatttaattctaataaaCAAATCAgtctctaatttatttttttatagaataattaccaaaaataattctcaaaaattttaaaagtagatATTTTTTAATccccaaaaaaatttaatatacaaatcactttttaacattttttttgtaGACACGAGAGTCTCCcgttcattaaaaaaaataaaataaaataaaataataattattataattattaattacaaaataatactataccataattttttattttttagacaaaaataataataaatttatttattagatttttatatatatatttataataaaaaaatatatatatagtcactcaataataataataataataataataataataataataataataataataataataataaagattatGCTATAAAAAACTCaacattaaaattatttgatattttaaatttaatataattaaaagatatcCTAAagtatgtttgtattaaaagaaaatattttaatttatatttcaaaGTATCATTATTTACCTTATTTATTTCCAACGAAAAGAGTGTATCAATATGCTAGTATCATCATTCACATGCACAAAgttaagttaataataataaaggttgacatacaataaaaataaaatgaacagaaAATTGTTATGTCATATCTAACagaaaaaatattagagattgatctgtgtattaatttttcttaaaactaaaatatatgattttaaaatttttggagactgatttaaataattattctattaaaaaatagactaaaaattaatttatctgtcagaataaaatcttaaaaattaatttgtttattaatttttttaaaaattaaaatatctacttttaaaattcttaaaaattaatttgaataattactctaataaattattatatgtaaGCGAGATTCAAATTCTAAATGCCATACAAGGAAGTTGTATTATGGCTTAGTTAGTTCTCCTTTTATGCGCCTGACTAAGCATCAAACATCACACATGCTTAATTATTTCATTGCAATCTTGTTTGTCTTTTTGGTCGTTGAGTAAACTACCAAAATTCATcctaaaaaatttaaacacagATAAATTTAACAAcggaagaaagaaaattaaattataattttgaatGATTTGTTTTATCCGTTAAAACTAATCATTTGTTTGTCAAAATTAAccaatcatcaaaattaaatttttattatctaaaatttttaaaatatttttatttctcttttctttaaaTCTAACTCTAAGTGTATAcgattagaaaaatattaaagtatttctaaaaatatttagataaaaatatcttatttctatatttgtttcaaagtttaaaaatatatttcagaTAATTTTTATTCTCTGAAATTAAAATACCACTAATTTTATTCTCATCTTCTCAATAGTTATCTTTAATTCCAATGAAAATGAAATgtgtataataaaataaaaagattaaattacgtttactaacctaatcctaattctaactcTTCCTCTTCGTCTTCAGATTTTTCCTTCTCATTTCATCAGAAAACTAAACCCTAGCAGAATCTCTTCTCCATGAAAACTAAACTCTAGCAGTGTTTTTTTCCAAATTCATGGAAGCTCCACCAGCATCCACTCAACGCCGATTTGGATTTGCACGACCACCGCGCACCGCATTCTAAAAGGAAGATTCACTGCTTCTGCACTAGTTTTGTTTGCGTTCGTCTTTCTTCTTCTGCCACTGCGAAGTTGTGCGTAACGGTGACGAGTTCAATTTCTCTGTTGGATTCGCTTCAACTTCGTTCTCGCTCGATAACTTCTTCGTGTCGCCAAGGTGCGGTTGCAGATTGAACTGCAAcgatgaagacaacaacgaattcaGAGTGAGGAAGCTTAAGTTGAGCATTTCGTGTCGTCAAAGTGTGgttggaaattttttttatttttcaaaattttaattaggtttctCTGTGGATTTTGTGTTGCTTACAGCTGAATAATGTTAAGGTAAATCAATTGCATGTTTTGATTAGCAGTTTGTTTTGTGTGTGTTCTTGCTTGATAATTAGGTAATTATTatgttaaaattaaaagaaaaattgagggATTCTTAGGTACTTCTTTCAgctattgttaaaattaaatcgAATAAGAAATTTGTTATTCTACTTATTGTCAGTGACATAATCACATAATCCAAAAGAATTTCTCTTAAACAATAGTATAAGGAGTCAGAATTTTTCTTAAACATGTCTATTGAATCAGTTTTGATTGTTCAAATACTAATTTTTTGTATGAATTCAAACATGACGAACTATGTTTTCTGTAACAAAATCTGTATGTTAGTGTGctatttgtttgtttgtgtaTTTAGGCATTGGATTTATTTGCAATAGTAGTCATCAATCCTGAATTGTTCATGTTTAGCTTAGTAGTAACAAGTGCCTTTTCTAATTGGTTGATGAAGCAAATGTAGCATAAGTGTGTTAATTTggatatttcaatttcaattgtaTCAGCACTTTCAATAGCAGCAAAATATcgccattttatttttttcccatgTTCCTTTTGTTACGATGTTGATATTCTTGTAAATCTAAATCTCACGTACATGTTAAGCTATAATAGTTTTTTTGTCTTCTTTTGATTCTTTCCTTACATGCAATCCTTAAAATGCTCTACCATAGTCCTAGGAGGAACTGAATTAGTGTTGACATGATAAGTACTTTTGTTGTTTTCATTTTTAAACAGAAATACTACTTTGCTACTTCAAAAACAATGATGAGGTTGAATGGCATAACAAAATCATTTGTAGCTAATCATGTAGCAGAAACTAATGCTAGAGCTGTGACAATAAGGGCCTTTCAGGAGGAAGATCGCTTTTTCAAGAAGAATTTAATGCTGGAGCTCTTATGGCATTTCACAGAACAATTCCCTAgtattttcaattcaatttcaatGCGCTCTAGCAAATTATATAGTATCTGTAGA
This window contains:
- the LOC112722533 gene encoding uncharacterized protein — protein: MFPTTAYNPPEDSLSQDVIATVEKSMKKYADNLMRFLEGISSRLSHLELYCYNLDKSIGEIRSDLNRDHGEQDLKLKALEKHLQEVHRSVQILRDKQELADTQKELAKLQLAQKESSSSSHSEERSSHSTTDPKKIDSASNAHNQQLALALPHQIPPQQQQPQSAAPHAQAPVANASQATQQPTYYMQQPPTPLPNPPAAPQLSQNQYLPLTNQQYQTPQLQQDMSRVTPQPTPSQVTPSPVVQQFPQYQQPQQQQQQPQPPQ
- the LOC112722534 gene encoding uncharacterized protein isoform X2, yielding MSSSPHRSRGGNGNGDGGDNRPRFFDAKTKIKCWNNAEIVPGRHPERWRKDAAGNIVCKRFKDCLGCLCYEYDHIVPFSKGGESTEENCQILQSRVNRFKSNKYQVDADQLKGYSCDVIFTDKELDIIEMAVYGDVIRPGNQCRCRTVAEMLGKYKSKDETTACKLP
- the LOC112722534 gene encoding uncharacterized protein isoform X1, whose amino-acid sequence is MSSSPHRSRGGNGNGDGGDNRPRFFDAKTKIKCWNNAEIVPGRHPERWRKDAAGNIVCKRFKDCLGCLCYEYDHIVPFSKGGESTEENCQILQSRVNRFKSNKYQVDADQLKGYSCDVIFTGRHVEPFFARISKISRSVFYDKELDIIEMAVYGDVIRPGNQCRCRTVAEMLGKYKSKDETTACKLP